One genomic segment of Lewinellaceae bacterium includes these proteins:
- a CDS encoding ABC transporter permease — MNLAFHIAKRYLVGKRTTQAINLITGISMIGITVGTCALILILSVFNGFQGLIYQLFNSFNPDLKVTPVNGKIFVPDPDTLATIRSMDGVLYVSETLEETALFEYKKASDAGMLKGVDTFYHHVTLIDSVLIQGVDRLNDTMGNYAILGSGMESAIGANIQDAFNPITVYMPRKTRSSLDRSFETKFIYPSGIFSLQQDYDKELVIAPLPLVRGLLGFNQEVSSLEIRLDPRVNPQETQIRIETLLGGRFRVQNKLEQQSSFLRLMNIEKWVAFAILSLAMLLVVVNLIGALWMIVLDKKQDIAQLKAMGAPSRLIRDIFLYLGFLLGGIGLLVGFILALIIYGLQIRYKLLSMGEGFIVDAYPIKIMAIDFIATTVIVMVVVGLASILPALRADKVGAYLREE, encoded by the coding sequence ATGAATCTGGCTTTCCATATTGCCAAGAGGTACCTGGTCGGGAAAAGGACGACCCAAGCGATCAACCTGATAACCGGGATATCGATGATCGGCATTACGGTCGGCACCTGTGCTCTGATTCTTATCCTCAGCGTTTTTAATGGATTTCAGGGACTTATATACCAATTGTTCAATTCATTCAACCCGGACCTCAAGGTAACTCCGGTCAACGGCAAAATATTTGTTCCGGATCCGGACACGCTGGCTACCATACGATCAATGGATGGCGTCCTCTATGTTTCGGAAACATTGGAGGAAACCGCCTTGTTTGAATATAAAAAAGCTTCCGATGCCGGCATGCTCAAAGGTGTGGATACCTTCTATCACCATGTGACGCTCATTGACTCGGTACTGATCCAGGGCGTGGACCGACTGAACGACACCATGGGCAATTATGCCATTCTCGGATCCGGGATGGAATCAGCTATCGGTGCCAATATCCAGGACGCATTCAATCCCATCACGGTGTACATGCCCCGCAAAACGCGATCATCGCTGGACCGCTCCTTTGAGACCAAGTTCATTTATCCGTCCGGGATATTTTCATTACAGCAGGATTACGACAAAGAGCTCGTCATCGCTCCTTTGCCACTGGTTCGTGGATTATTGGGTTTTAACCAGGAGGTATCATCCCTGGAAATACGACTGGATCCCCGGGTGAACCCTCAGGAAACCCAAATCCGGATCGAGACATTGCTGGGAGGACGTTTCCGGGTACAGAATAAACTGGAACAGCAGTCATCATTTCTCCGGCTCATGAATATTGAGAAATGGGTTGCATTTGCCATTCTTTCCCTGGCCATGTTGCTGGTAGTGGTCAATTTGATCGGTGCCTTATGGATGATCGTGCTGGATAAGAAACAGGATATAGCCCAGTTGAAGGCGATGGGAGCTCCCAGCCGGCTGATACGCGATATCTTTTTATACCTCGGGTTCCTGCTTGGTGGTATCGGGTTGCTTGTAGGATTCATTCTGGCACTCATCATCTATGGCCTGCAGATTCGCTACAAGTTGCTGTCCATGGGAGAGGGATTTATCGTTGATGCCTATCCCATTAAGATCATGGCTATTGATTTCATAGCCACGACAGTGATCGTAATGGTGGTGGTGGGGCTGGCCTCTATTCTTCCGGCTCTACGGGCGGATAAGGTAGGAGCCTATCTTCGCGAAGAGTGA
- a CDS encoding peptidylprolyl isomerase yields the protein MRALIRLFFGALIVMSFTHCQSGGKDVPFEIETPYGTMKGVLYKETPKHQANFIKLAKQGYYDGLLFHRVIQGFMIQGGDPNSSTAQPGQMLGDGGPGYVIDAEIGLPHFKGALAAARQGDQVNPEKKSSGSQFYIVQGQKFEEGFLDQMAQQKGITYTPEQRKRYMEVGGYPPLDNDYTVFGAITEGLDIIDSIAAVATDQNNRPTENITMKIRILN from the coding sequence ATGAGAGCGTTGATTCGTTTATTTTTTGGAGCTCTGATCGTGATGAGCTTTACCCATTGTCAATCCGGAGGCAAAGATGTGCCTTTCGAAATTGAAACCCCATACGGAACGATGAAGGGTGTCCTCTACAAGGAAACACCGAAACATCAGGCTAACTTCATTAAGCTTGCCAAACAAGGATATTATGATGGACTGTTGTTCCACCGGGTTATTCAGGGATTTATGATCCAGGGAGGTGATCCGAATTCATCCACCGCACAGCCTGGCCAAATGTTGGGTGACGGTGGTCCCGGATATGTCATCGATGCTGAGATCGGGCTACCACACTTCAAAGGAGCGTTGGCTGCGGCAAGGCAGGGTGATCAGGTAAATCCGGAAAAGAAATCTTCCGGCTCCCAGTTTTACATCGTTCAGGGGCAGAAATTTGAAGAAGGATTTTTGGATCAGATGGCCCAGCAGAAGGGAATCACCTATACGCCTGAACAGCGTAAACGCTATATGGAAGTTGGTGGTTATCCGCCTCTGGACAATGATTATACAGTGTTTGGCGCCATTACGGAAGGACTGGATATTATTGATTCCATAGCGGCCGTGGCCACCGACCAAAATAACCGGCCGACTGAAAACATTACTATGAAGATTCGTATCTTGAATTGA
- a CDS encoding peptidylprolyl isomerase, giving the protein MQTMTKYAAFIAIIGFGLLSCGRPIARFTYQETSRQAPDTVHFDNQSEKAETYEWDFGDGNHSTVADPVNRYIHSGNYVVRLTAAKGKKKRIMEKRIQISPPDKCLVEIETRFGNMLVELYDETPQHRDNFLKLTEEGYFDGLLFHRVIDGFMIQGGDPESRDAPSGKALGMGGPGYQVPAEFNPKYIHVKGALAAARQGDQVNPEKKSSGSQFYIVQGKPVSESNLQLTEARNGIQYTPEQKEEYMTIGGTPFLDQGYTVFGQVIDGLNVIDSIATVRTDSRDRPMEDVAMKIRVIK; this is encoded by the coding sequence ATGCAGACCATGACGAAATACGCAGCATTTATTGCGATCATCGGATTTGGCCTGTTATCCTGTGGTCGTCCGATCGCACGGTTTACCTATCAGGAGACGTCCCGTCAGGCGCCGGACACCGTACATTTTGATAATCAATCGGAGAAGGCGGAGACTTACGAATGGGATTTCGGCGACGGGAATCATTCGACAGTGGCCGACCCCGTAAACCGGTACATCCATTCCGGTAATTATGTCGTTCGGTTGACGGCTGCAAAAGGAAAGAAAAAACGCATAATGGAAAAAAGAATACAGATCAGCCCACCGGACAAATGCCTGGTTGAGATCGAGACCCGCTTTGGAAATATGCTGGTAGAACTTTATGATGAGACGCCCCAGCACCGCGATAACTTTCTCAAACTTACCGAGGAAGGATATTTTGACGGATTGTTGTTTCACCGGGTTATCGATGGTTTCATGATCCAGGGCGGAGACCCGGAATCCCGTGACGCACCATCCGGAAAAGCTCTTGGTATGGGCGGTCCTGGTTATCAGGTGCCTGCAGAGTTCAATCCCAAATACATCCACGTCAAAGGTGCACTGGCAGCCGCCAGGCAGGGTGACCAGGTAAATCCGGAGAAGAAATCCTCCGGCTCCCAGTTTTACATCGTCCAGGGCAAGCCGGTCAGCGAGAGTAATCTCCAACTCACAGAAGCACGCAATGGGATCCAATACACCCCTGAACAGAAGGAAGAATACATGACCATCGGAGGCACACCATTCCTGGATCAGGGATATACGGTATTTGGCCAGGTCATTGACGGCCTTAATGTCATTGACTCTATCGCAACGGTACGCACCGATAGCCGCGACCGTCCGATGGAAGACGTGGCGATGAAAATTCGCGTGATCAAATGA
- a CDS encoding ROK family protein codes for MKHAEILGIDIGATGIKGAPVDIMKGELTAARYKLDTPSSGKPKDVAKVVAELVDKFGWTGPIGFGFPGVIQHGVAKTSANLDNDFIGVNLRELFHETLGLPTYVANDADVAGMAEIAHGRGRGVMGTVLMITIGTGLGSALFRDGVLIPNTEFGHLLYKKSVFEHYASNRARKEKKMSWLEWGRQFTIYLNHLNLLLSPDLFILGGGISKKFEQWKTHIKVSVPITDALLRNDAGIIGAAMYAASKIPASI; via the coding sequence ATGAAACATGCTGAAATCCTGGGTATCGACATCGGAGCTACCGGCATCAAAGGTGCCCCGGTCGATATCATGAAAGGAGAGCTGACAGCTGCAAGGTATAAACTGGATACTCCGTCATCCGGCAAGCCTAAAGATGTCGCTAAAGTGGTGGCAGAGCTCGTTGATAAGTTTGGCTGGACCGGCCCGATAGGATTTGGGTTTCCGGGTGTGATCCAGCATGGGGTTGCCAAGACCTCCGCAAACCTGGATAATGACTTCATCGGCGTTAACTTACGTGAGCTCTTTCACGAAACTCTGGGGCTCCCTACTTACGTGGCTAATGATGCTGATGTGGCGGGGATGGCAGAGATTGCTCACGGCAGGGGACGTGGCGTGATGGGCACGGTACTGATGATCACGATCGGTACAGGTCTCGGATCTGCATTGTTCCGTGATGGCGTCCTGATTCCCAATACCGAATTTGGCCATTTGTTGTATAAAAAGAGTGTTTTTGAACACTATGCCTCCAATCGCGCCCGTAAGGAGAAGAAGATGAGCTGGCTGGAATGGGGTCGGCAATTCACCATTTATCTCAATCATCTGAATCTGTTGCTGTCTCCGGATTTATTCATACTGGGCGGGGGCATCAGTAAAAAATTCGAACAGTGGAAGACCCATATCAAGGTATCGGTACCTATCACAGATGCCTTGCTACGGAATGATGCCGGAATCATCGGGGCCGCCATGTATGCAGCCAGTAAAATTCCTGCCAGCATCTAG
- a CDS encoding tetratricopeptide repeat protein codes for MEQRTKLNEAIIELVHQFESNDPRGEIRFLGEERILDIISYYEQDEQWEKAMEVVEIAIGKHKYQVEFYLAKGRLLLRMGDLEEANQILRKAESLAPTEIEIVILRSLILCEQEQYEDALQQLQDYKVIADSPQHTRLLICEAYVYEHMKDFDFMFFTLKEALAQDPRNIEALEKMWVSVELSKRYEESLVFHRQLIDIDPYSQHAWYNLGHAYTCLGEYPEAINALEYAFLIDDRFEIAYRDCVELYIQIQEYHKAISLFHEIISKFGVEVETLVQLSECHIHLKQYHKAKKILMKAAKMDPFNDEIFYFLGLCFINEEKWHYALNALSRATDIEDSREEYQVQLAFCYWKTGNLRKASKHFKEAIRITPEDTSNWVEYLDFLVHTNQLENAMKTLNKAENFTVDTDLTYIRGAIHLLTGDRKEGIHLLESALQEDVTNHEVVFRFNDELRHDKEVSSMFRYYLEEHKK; via the coding sequence ATGGAACAACGAACTAAACTCAACGAAGCCATCATCGAATTGGTCCACCAGTTCGAGTCCAATGATCCCCGTGGAGAGATAAGGTTTCTGGGTGAAGAACGTATACTTGATATCATCAGCTATTACGAGCAGGATGAGCAATGGGAGAAAGCCATGGAAGTGGTTGAGATCGCCATAGGAAAGCACAAATATCAAGTAGAGTTTTACCTGGCAAAAGGACGGTTGTTGTTAAGGATGGGAGACCTCGAGGAAGCTAACCAAATCCTGAGGAAAGCCGAATCATTGGCACCTACAGAAATTGAAATTGTCATTCTTCGCTCCCTGATCCTGTGTGAACAGGAACAGTACGAAGACGCGTTACAACAACTGCAAGACTACAAAGTGATCGCTGACAGTCCGCAACACACCCGTTTGCTGATCTGTGAAGCGTATGTTTATGAGCACATGAAAGATTTTGACTTCATGTTCTTCACTTTGAAAGAAGCCTTAGCTCAGGACCCAAGGAATATCGAGGCGTTGGAAAAAATGTGGGTCAGTGTAGAGCTGTCCAAGCGCTACGAAGAAAGTCTTGTTTTTCACCGGCAGTTGATCGACATCGATCCCTATTCCCAGCACGCCTGGTATAATCTGGGTCATGCCTACACCTGCCTGGGTGAATATCCGGAGGCGATCAATGCATTGGAATATGCTTTCCTGATCGATGACCGTTTTGAAATAGCTTACCGCGACTGTGTGGAACTGTACATTCAGATCCAGGAGTACCACAAAGCCATCTCGCTCTTTCACGAGATCATCAGCAAATTTGGCGTAGAGGTAGAAACCCTGGTACAACTCAGTGAATGTCATATCCATCTGAAACAGTATCATAAAGCCAAGAAGATCCTCATGAAGGCCGCCAAAATGGATCCTTTCAATGACGAGATCTTCTACTTTCTTGGATTGTGTTTTATCAATGAAGAAAAGTGGCATTATGCACTGAATGCACTGTCCCGGGCTACGGATATCGAAGACAGCCGGGAAGAATACCAGGTGCAACTGGCCTTCTGCTACTGGAAAACCGGTAACCTGAGAAAAGCTTCCAAGCACTTCAAGGAAGCCATTCGCATCACGCCCGAGGATACCTCCAATTGGGTTGAATACCTGGATTTCCTGGTACACACCAATCAACTGGAGAACGCCATGAAGACCCTGAATAAAGCAGAAAACTTCACCGTGGATACGGACCTCACCTACATCCGGGGCGCCATACATCTATTGACAGGCGATCGCAAGGAAGGTATTCATCTGTTGGAATCTGCCTTACAGGAAGATGTGACCAACCATGAAGTTGTCTTTCGTTTTAATGACGAACTACGGCACGACAAGGAAGTAAGCAGTATGTTCCGCTACTACCTGGAGGAACATAAGAAATAA
- a CDS encoding EamA family transporter — protein sequence MNQQTHFKAHLALIAVAIIYGGNFIVARDVMTREFLHPFVFILLRVAFAALLFWITDLMWVPQRMPRHRIPYLLLVSLFGVGINQLCFFAGLKATTPINASIVMTSSPIIVLLTSVLMRREHLTPLKIAGMVIGAAGAILLITRGSWNIRFESWGDLLILINATSYGIYLVLVKEMMHRYPAVTVIKWVFTLGLIWVIPFGMAYLPETDWASIPVDAWLGIAYVLLGTTYLAYLLNGYALKFVPSSTVGIYIYLQPFIAAILATGLGIEKLTGYKLVAGALIFAGVFLVSILRIPEKS from the coding sequence ATGAACCAACAGACGCATTTTAAGGCTCATCTGGCTCTCATCGCGGTAGCGATCATTTACGGAGGTAATTTTATCGTCGCCAGGGATGTGATGACCCGCGAGTTCCTGCATCCGTTCGTTTTCATTCTCCTGCGGGTTGCTTTTGCCGCACTTCTCTTCTGGATAACGGATCTGATGTGGGTGCCACAACGCATGCCGAGACACCGGATACCCTATCTGCTGCTCGTTTCCCTTTTTGGAGTTGGTATCAATCAACTTTGTTTTTTTGCCGGACTCAAAGCGACCACTCCGATCAATGCCAGCATCGTCATGACCTCCTCACCCATTATTGTTCTGCTAACATCTGTCCTTATGCGGCGGGAGCATCTGACCCCTTTGAAAATAGCCGGTATGGTGATCGGCGCTGCCGGCGCCATCCTCCTGATCACCCGTGGCAGCTGGAATATCCGCTTCGAATCCTGGGGAGACCTGCTGATCCTGATCAATGCCACCAGTTACGGCATCTATCTGGTACTGGTCAAAGAAATGATGCACCGGTACCCGGCCGTGACAGTTATCAAATGGGTGTTTACCCTGGGCCTCATCTGGGTCATCCCATTCGGCATGGCATACCTTCCGGAAACGGATTGGGCTTCAATCCCGGTGGACGCCTGGCTGGGGATAGCCTACGTTCTGTTGGGTACCACCTATCTAGCCTACCTGCTTAATGGCTATGCGTTAAAATTTGTGCCTTCCTCCACGGTTGGAATATACATCTACCTGCAGCCATTTATAGCCGCTATTCTGGCCACCGGACTGGGTATCGAAAAACTTACCGGTTATAAATTAGTAGCCGGAGCCCTCATTTTCGCCGGTGTATTCCTGGTAAGCATCCTGAGAATACCTGAAAAAAGTTAA
- a CDS encoding sigma-70 family RNA polymerase sigma factor, which translates to MICHDGQIERGFRGLVQKYQERIYYQIRRIVPDHDDANDVTQNTFMKVYRAIHQFEGKSSLYTWMYRIATNEALTFQKRKQPTLDVDAAVGVAQMATHGTYYDGESIDRQLKAAIDTLPEKQKMVFCMRYYDEMPYQEMATTLGTSEGALKASYHHAVKKIESFIKQASL; encoded by the coding sequence ATGATCTGCCATGACGGGCAAATCGAACGAGGGTTCCGGGGACTGGTCCAGAAATATCAGGAGCGGATCTATTACCAGATACGGCGGATCGTTCCTGATCACGACGATGCCAATGATGTGACACAGAATACGTTTATGAAAGTTTACCGCGCTATACATCAGTTTGAAGGTAAAAGTTCGCTGTATACCTGGATGTACCGGATAGCAACAAACGAGGCGCTGACTTTTCAAAAGCGTAAACAGCCAACATTGGATGTAGATGCAGCGGTCGGGGTCGCCCAGATGGCCACTCACGGCACATATTACGACGGCGAGTCCATCGACCGGCAGTTGAAGGCTGCCATCGACACCTTGCCGGAGAAGCAAAAAATGGTTTTCTGTATGCGGTATTACGATGAAATGCCTTATCAGGAAATGGCCACTACATTAGGCACTTCCGAGGGAGCCCTGAAGGCATCTTATCATCACGCCGTGAAAAAGATTGAATCCTTTATCAAACAAGCGAGCCTGTAG
- a CDS encoding transporter: MSIRMKRSILVRSENRDDFGFSSKVTGDKHRLINKDGSFNIRRKGKKTRDVYHWLVHMKWGRFLILAFTMFVFINLVLALAFLWIGIDQIQGTHPGTFMNNLRQAFFFSIQTFTTVGYGVLSPEGIGANWLAALSGFLGLFSFSIFTGLSFVRFSRPQTRIRFSRNMLVNYEEEVPRLLFRMVNLRRNKLFNVEANMIISWIAQEAGEQAKRRFAALDLVRDRVIMFPANWTLVHYIDENSPLFAKSREQLIASHAEIMITTRAFDETYAQEVHSNYSYTADELVWGAQFELMYEPTSEGTILNIDRIDAFVQPG, from the coding sequence ATGTCCATCAGGATGAAAAGATCCATTTTAGTCCGCTCTGAAAACCGGGATGACTTTGGTTTCAGCAGCAAGGTAACCGGAGACAAACACCGGCTGATCAATAAGGATGGCTCATTCAACATCCGGCGTAAGGGTAAAAAGACCCGTGATGTATACCACTGGCTTGTTCACATGAAGTGGGGTAGATTTCTTATCCTGGCTTTTACCATGTTCGTTTTTATCAATCTGGTACTTGCTCTGGCCTTTCTATGGATCGGGATCGATCAGATCCAGGGTACGCATCCCGGGACGTTCATGAACAATCTTCGTCAGGCATTCTTTTTCAGTATACAGACCTTTACGACAGTTGGATATGGTGTGCTGAGCCCGGAAGGCATCGGAGCCAACTGGCTGGCAGCCTTGTCCGGATTTCTCGGTCTGTTCAGCTTCTCCATCTTCACCGGTCTGTCGTTTGTCCGGTTTTCAAGACCACAGACACGGATACGCTTTAGCCGGAATATGCTGGTCAACTACGAGGAGGAAGTGCCCCGGCTGTTATTCCGCATGGTCAATCTGCGCCGTAATAAATTATTTAATGTGGAAGCGAACATGATCATTTCCTGGATTGCCCAGGAAGCAGGTGAACAAGCCAAAAGGCGATTTGCAGCACTGGACCTTGTCCGGGACCGGGTGATCATGTTTCCGGCAAATTGGACGCTGGTGCATTACATTGATGAAAACAGCCCCTTATTCGCAAAGTCCAGGGAACAATTGATAGCCAGTCATGCCGAGATCATGATCACCACGCGTGCATTCGATGAAACGTATGCCCAGGAAGTTCATTCCAATTATTCCTACACGGCCGATGAGCTGGTCTGGGGTGCCCAGTTTGAATTGATGTACGAGCCGACTTCCGAGGGAACCATCCTGAATATTGACCGCATCGATGCCTTCGTACAGCCAGGATAA
- a CDS encoding acyltransferase → MFQKLSGVILKWWGWKSSGYDTRALKKVIYAVAPHTSYKDFFLGVLVRSERGIRSNFIGKDSLFKPPFGFIFYWLGGHPVDRSQHNNMVQAIIDVFNKNDHFSLAVAPEGTREQVDKFKTGFYYIARGAGVPIVMVRIDAIRKEMQFSEPFWPGDNAEKDLAFIYNHFKGIKGFVPEKSIL, encoded by the coding sequence ATGTTTCAGAAGTTAAGCGGGGTGATTTTAAAATGGTGGGGATGGAAGTCATCGGGGTACGATACACGTGCATTAAAAAAAGTTATTTATGCGGTAGCTCCGCACACATCCTATAAAGACTTCTTTCTAGGCGTGCTGGTACGCTCCGAGCGTGGCATCCGGTCCAATTTTATCGGCAAGGACAGCTTGTTCAAACCGCCGTTTGGGTTCATTTTCTACTGGCTGGGAGGCCACCCGGTCGATCGTAGTCAGCACAACAATATGGTACAGGCGATCATAGATGTATTCAATAAAAACGACCATTTTTCACTCGCTGTGGCACCGGAAGGAACCCGTGAGCAGGTCGATAAATTTAAGACCGGATTCTATTATATTGCCAGAGGAGCCGGAGTACCCATCGTGATGGTGCGCATAGATGCGATCCGGAAAGAAATGCAATTTTCCGAGCCTTTCTGGCCCGGTGATAATGCAGAAAAAGATTTAGCGTTCATATACAATCATTTTAAAGGTATTAAAGGTTTTGTGCCTGAAAAGAGCATCCTATGA